Proteins from one Bacillus sp. Bos-x628 genomic window:
- a CDS encoding nucleoside 2-deoxyribosyltransferase — MKLYIANSLFGIADRNFNDILAAKIREEIPELEVYLPQENVVVNDKKASATSIQIANADTEHLLSSDILIAVLDGVEIDSGVAAEIGVFSTIGRPILGLYTDVRQLGNDNAKKVLTLVDDITENQFQYRNLYVIGLIKKTNGGIFSTVDDLVVALKKKTNELKQSVEKEVAPQ, encoded by the coding sequence ATGAAATTATACATAGCTAACAGTTTATTTGGAATCGCAGATCGAAACTTTAACGACATATTAGCCGCAAAAATTAGAGAAGAAATCCCTGAACTTGAAGTATATCTTCCTCAAGAAAATGTTGTTGTTAATGATAAAAAAGCAAGTGCAACAAGTATCCAGATTGCTAACGCTGATACCGAGCACCTCCTATCAAGTGATATTTTGATCGCTGTTCTAGATGGAGTAGAAATTGATTCTGGTGTTGCTGCAGAAATCGGTGTTTTCTCAACAATTGGACGACCTATCCTTGGTTTGTATACTGATGTTCGGCAGTTAGGAAATGACAATGCTAAAAAGGTTCTAACATTAGTTGATGATATTACCGAAAACCAATTCCAATATCGTAATCTTTATGTTATTGGCTTGATCAAGAAAACAAATGGTGGAATATTCTCTACCGTAGATGATTTAGTAGTTGCTTTAAAAAAGAAAACTAATGAATTAAAACAATCAGTTGAAAAAGAGGTGGCTCCCCAGTGA
- a CDS encoding PQ-loop domain-containing transporter: MINFLLNWLPVLGTVFLTICYLPQIRKTYVTKDVNGMSVLFWLSLNVALIFMLVNAIMIFIKFGTWGTMITEALNEALALIMLIMVLKYRKNSSYVVPQALITAEWLKQKFNEENDKRQG, encoded by the coding sequence GTGATAAACTTTCTTTTGAATTGGCTGCCAGTACTAGGAACGGTGTTCCTGACAATTTGTTACCTACCTCAAATAAGAAAAACGTATGTAACAAAAGACGTAAATGGTATGAGCGTATTATTCTGGCTTTCTCTAAATGTCGCTTTGATCTTTATGCTCGTTAATGCCATTATGATCTTTATTAAGTTCGGCACATGGGGGACGATGATTACTGAAGCCTTAAATGAAGCTCTTGCTTTAATTATGTTGATCATGGTTCTGAAATATAGAAAAAACTCTTCATATGTTGTTCCCCAGGCATTAATTACAGCTGAATGGTTAAAGCAAAAGTTT